The Geobacter metallireducens GS-15 region TGAAGTCCGGCCAGATCCCGGACCGTCTTCTCAAGTTCGACGCCGTCGTTCAGGCCGGGACAGAGGACGATCTGGCTATGCATGACAATACGGGCAGCAGCCAGTTCCCGCATAAGGTCAAGGATCGGCAGGATTTCCGAGCGCCCCAGGAGCCGTTCCCTCAGAGCGGGGTTCGTGGCGTGGACCGAAATATAGAGGGGAGAGAGGCGCTGGGCGACGATCCGGTCCAGGTCGCCACGCCTGATATTGGACAGGGTCACGTAGTTGCCGTAGAGGAAGGAGAGGCGGTAGTCCTCATCCTTCACGTATAGGGGGCGCCGAAGCCCCTTGGGAAGCTGGTGGACAAAACAGAAGACGCACTTGTTCCCGCACTGGGCCGGAACGGGTGGAGCAAAGACGAGGCCCAGAGGCTCATCGCCGTCTCGCTCGATCTCCGCCTCCCAGTGATCTCCGGAGGGTTTCACAATTTCCAGAGCGAGCTCCTCGTCATGGGCATAGAACGAAAAATCGATAATATCGCGGAGATCCTGGCCGTTTATGGCCACAAGACGGTCACCCGCCTCTATTTCCAGCTCTTCAGCAATGCTCCCCGGCTGAACATAGTCGATAAGAAGTCCTTCCATCAGGTCCCCCGGTAGAATGGAGTGGTGAGATACCAGCCTGTGAGGTGGCGGAGAAAAACCTTCAGAACGGCGGCCACGGGAACCGCCAGGAGCATGCCAAAAATGCCGAACCACTGCCCACCGATGAAAAGAGCGATGATTGCAACCACTGGATGCAGCCCCACCCTGTTGCCGACGATGGCAGGGGTGATGAGCGCCCCTTCGATGGCCTGCACGATCACAAACCAGCCCAGACAGAGGAGCGGATGGAGCAGGTCGTGGAATTTGAGAAAAGCCATGATCATGGACACCACAATACCGAAGATGGTCCCCACATAGGGGATGATGAAAAGGATGCCGGAGAGGGTCCCAATGGCGATTGCCAGGTCTATGCCGATCAGGGAAAGGCCGATACTGTAAAGGACCGCCAGAATGACGCAGACCGAGAGCTGTCCTCGCACAAAGGCGGAAAGGACACCATCGATTTCGTCGCCAAGACCGGTTACCGTCTCCCGGGAACGCTCGGGCACCAGTTTCAGAGCCCCCTCCTTGAAATGAGGCAGATCGGCCAGGAAGTAGTAAAGGTAAACCGGCGTGATGAAATAGCCGACCACGGTCAGGATGAATCCCAGGGTCGACGAGAAGGCCTTTTTCACGAAATCATAGGCCCCACGGGCAATATCGAAGGAGATGCCGCGCAATTCATTCAGCATCCGGTCCACCTGCCGGTAGAGCTTATCCGGGGTTTCAATCTGGAGATAAACCTTCACCTTCTCGGGGATAAGGCCGTAAAAACGGTTTGCGTAATCAGGGAGGTTGATCTGCACCGCCGCCAGCTCATTCTGGATGGAACCGGCAAAGAAGGCGAACGCCCCCGCAAAGCCGACAACAATCCCGGTCATGACCAGCAGGATTACCACGACCCGCGGGACCCGCTTCCCCTCCAGCCATGACACGACCGGATTGAGCACATAGGCGAGGATCAGGGCGAGGAGCACCGGAAGGAAGATGGAACTGAGCGACCAGGCAAAGAAAAGCCCTGCCAGGACGAGCACCCCGACAATGATGAATGGAGAGTATTCTTTGAGATAGGTGGTCACGGAAAAATAACTGCCGGCAAGACGCAACCGGC contains the following coding sequences:
- a CDS encoding AI-2E family transporter; amino-acid sequence: MRLAGSYFSVTTYLKEYSPFIIVGVLVLAGLFFAWSLSSIFLPVLLALILAYVLNPVVSWLEGKRVPRVVVILLVMTGIVVGFAGAFAFFAGSIQNELAAVQINLPDYANRFYGLIPEKVKVYLQIETPDKLYRQVDRMLNELRGISFDIARGAYDFVKKAFSSTLGFILTVVGYFITPVYLYYFLADLPHFKEGALKLVPERSRETVTGLGDEIDGVLSAFVRGQLSVCVILAVLYSIGLSLIGIDLAIAIGTLSGILFIIPYVGTIFGIVVSMIMAFLKFHDLLHPLLCLGWFVIVQAIEGALITPAIVGNRVGLHPVVAIIALFIGGQWFGIFGMLLAVPVAAVLKVFLRHLTGWYLTTPFYRGT